The nucleotide window ACCCATCGCGGCAGCCTGTTCCTGCGCCATGCCAGCCAGATCCTCGGCGATGTCGTCACCGCGCGCCAGGCCTTCCGCGAAGAGCCGGGGATGGAAGGCGGGCGGCTGAGCCTTGGCGTCACCTCGCTGGTCGCGGGCTATGTGCTGTCGGACATGCTGAGTCGCTTCCGCCGCGCCTTTCCGGCTGTCGAGGTCAGCGCGCTGGAGGAGACGGGGGAATACCTGCAGCATCTGCTGATCGGCGGCGAGCTGGATGTGGCGGTGCTGATGACCTCCACCATCCGCGAGCGGGCGGCGCTGAATGTGGAAACGCTGCTGGTGTCGCCCTACCGGCTGTGGCTGCCGATGGGGCACCCGCTGGCCGAGGCCGAGGCGATCGCGCCCGAGGATCTGGCGGGCGAGAACTTCATCATGCTGACCGTGGACGAGATCGAGGAGAGCACCCGCAAGCTGATGGCGGGGTTTTCGGTGCGTCCGCGCATCGCGTTCCGCACAAGGTCGGTCGAGGCGGTGCGCAGCCTGGTTGCCACCGGCGCCGGGGTGGCGCTGCTGCCGGGGCTGGTCTACCGGCCCTGGTCGCTGGAGGGCGACCGGATCGAGATCCGCGACGTGTCGGGCGATCTGCCCTCGGTGCAGGTGGGGCTGGCCTGGCGCAAGGGGGCGCCGCTGCCGGGGCCGGCGCGCAGCTTCATCAAGGCGGCGCAGGCGGCGGTGCCGGTCCGCTAGGCTGCCGGTCAGGCAGGAAGCCATCGGTAATTCCGATAGATGGCTTCATTCTTTTGCATTTGCGAAAGGTCGGCCGCGCGCCTTACCGTTCGCGCATCACCGGAAAACCGGGCCCGCCGGAACGTCGGCGCAAATGGCCGCCCCGCGCGGCGCTGCAACAGGGAGTTGCCCATGAACCGCCACATAACCACACACATAGTCCGCCTCGCCGGCACCACCGCGCTGGCGCTGATCGTAACCCTGCCCCCCGCGCTGGCGCAGGTCGCCGCGCTTGGCACGCCCGAGGGGCAGGTCAACATCGTCGCCTGGCCCGGCTATATCGAGCGCGGCGAGACCATGCCGGAATTCGACTGGGTGACCAAGTTCGAGCAGGCCTCGGGCTGCAAGGTCAATGTCAAGACCGCCAATACCTCGGACGAGATGGTGGCGCTGATGAACGAGGGCGGGTTCGACCTTGTCACCGCCTCGGGCGATGCCTCGCTGCGGCTGGTCGCCGGCAAGCGGGTGCAGCCGGTGAATGTGGACCTGATCCCGTCCTGGTCTGCCGTCGATGACCGGCTGAAGGACGCGCCTTGGCACACGGTGGGCGGCGTGCATTACGGCGTGCCCTATGCCTGGGGGCCCAACGTGCTGATGTACAATACCGAAGCGTTCGGTGACACGCCCCCACCTCGTGGAACGTGGTGTTCGAGGAGATGACCCTGCCCGACGGCAAGTCCAACAAGGGCCGGGTGCAGGCCTATGACGGGCCGATCCATGTGGCCGATGCCGCGCAATACCTGATGGCGCATCAGCCCGAGCTTGGCAT belongs to Frigidibacter mobilis and includes:
- a CDS encoding LysR family transcriptional regulator, translating into MAFTLRQLQFFVAAAEAGSVSGAARALSISQSSVTEAIRGLEEDLGVPLFERRARGLDLTHRGSLFLRHASQILGDVVTARQAFREEPGMEGGRLSLGVTSLVAGYVLSDMLSRFRRAFPAVEVSALEETGEYLQHLLIGGELDVAVLMTSTIRERAALNVETLLVSPYRLWLPMGHPLAEAEAIAPEDLAGENFIMLTVDEIEESTRKLMAGFSVRPRIAFRTRSVEAVRSLVATGAGVALLPGLVYRPWSLEGDRIEIRDVSGDLPSVQVGLAWRKGAPLPGPARSFIKAAQAAVPVR
- a CDS encoding extracellular solute-binding protein; its protein translation is MNRHITTHIVRLAGTTALALIVTLPPALAQVAALGTPEGQVNIVAWPGYIERGETMPEFDWVTKFEQASGCKVNVKTANTSDEMVALMNEGGFDLVTASGDASLRLVAGKRVQPVNVDLIPSWSAVDDRLKDAPWHTVGGVHYGVPYAWGPNVLMYNTEAFGDTPPPRGTWCSRR